ccaaacattgaaatgtcaaccacaaaccaaaaatccaTCAGGTAGATGTGTCCTGCCATGGTATTTGGTATTTGGTATTAAGAGCTGTGATCACAAAAATGACTTGAATGATGAAAAtcgttcattttgtttgttttatttgaaatgaatatctAGAAATCCTTGAGTTCCCTAGTAGCTTACcagctgaaagctgaggtgaatggTATTTTCAGGCAGGAATCTTGCGTCTACCGTCTTTCCCACTGCACAAGAATGCATAATAAGTGTTCTTAATGGGAGGATCTATTGTTAATGGATGGAAAGGATTGGTCGGCATAGCTGTCAGCTTGACTTGCAGCTGTTCTACTGTATTTCTAATAGGTGAGTCTGTGGATTTCAGTATAGCTCAGTGCTGCTATTGATCATTTGGGTTTGTTGGTGCGCAGAGAAAGCTGACTTGGCTGTTTAGTTCCCTCAATGGCCCTGGAAGGCAATACGCCAACTCCTGGTTTGGCACAGGTTTGTGCCATAATCctgactggctgtgtgtgtcagtttgtgtgcggttgtgtgtatgtgtgtgctctaTTCAAGCTCTACCATAGTTCCATAACATTGTATAATaccaagcgagagagagattcatAAAGTTTACatttatgtctgtatgtgtgtgaatgtaaatgtgtgtatgtgcatatatctATAGTTGgtgcatctacagtatgtgtgtgtttcttgtacacgtgtgtgtttaTAGTTTGCTCTTAACAGAGTGAACAGGCGGCCGTTGACTGGGGCTTTTATGCAGTGTAATCCCACAGCCCCTTTCTAGAAAACGTGAAAAGCGATGGAATCACTGACTCAAATTTTGGATCTCATTTTCATGACAAAGCAATTGTTTCAATGATAGAGGGCTTGGTGGATATAAAAGGGGATGAGCCCGCAGgatctgatcacacacacacacgcatacacacacatacataggtacataacacacataacacacacattcgAGGGAGACAACTCGGCGGATCACAGCTACACCCAAGATGGGCAGGGTGAGTAGAAGTACTCCAGAATTGGAATGTAACTAGTTACAGTTACTTCAGTTTCTGCACTTGAGTTGATGTTTAGAGTAAGGAATACGAACAATATCTTGCCATAGTCGTAGTATGACTTGAGTAAAATATAACTGAGGTACTTATATGGTTACACCGGTACAGCAGTTTGCCTTTtggcctttttttaaaaaactggATATCACCTAGTCAATGtcgtccacctccgatatgatgaaGGTGTCTTCCTTTTGTTAATGAACAGCTTGAGGGGTTGCAGTGTGTAAAACCTTCAACCTGCCTAAGAGGAATACATAGGCTAATGTTTTTGCTagattgtcccgttggtcaatgtagccattaagtgatgagaatatagacaccaaaatcatccatgtgtccccggtagattgtTGGCTCTGTTAcggcatgctaacactttagcatacgctatgttgagtgatagtaggctgcatgctaacactgtagcatacgctatgttgagtgatagtaggctctatgctaactatgctatataaatatagtCACTACTATATTTGTCAAAAGGGACCGTGACCAAAATTTTAATGCCACAGCTGGTGATGTTCAACATTTGTATAGGTTGGATGAAAGATTATGACCATATTATGATACAGGTGTCAGTATTATTGACATTTATCAATGATCCCAAAAGGGCAATCTCATTTATGTTCTGTTGTAAACTAGTAGAGTAGAAACAACCCTGGTATCAGGATCATTTGGGGAAATTAATCCCTGGTCAATTATATacctcaatgggtagagcatggcactaacaataccagATTTAGGGTTTGTTTATTGGGGCCACTCATGCTAAAATTGTACGCACTCATGGTATTGTAAGAGACTGTGGATAAAAGTGCCCACTAAATGACATATAAACACTTGTCACATGCTGCTTAACTCCAGTTTAACGTCTTCCTTACCCCTGGGTTAGTGGATTGGACTTATTTTTGAAAATGGGCACCGCTTTTAACTCTGAGTTAAGGAACCCTGCTGGGGAGGGCGTTAACCCTGGGTTTATGATGTACTGGGTGAATTCTAAAAAAATAATACCCTGGGTcagttgttaaaaaaaaacaagtgtgaaATGTAGGATAAAATAACCCAGGATTGTGATAACCCAGGGTTAACATATTCATGTGTGAAAAGGGCTATCATTTTTTGTGCTATACCAagctataaataaataagttaaaaaagtaaaaagtaaaaaagtaaaagtaaagtttGTGTGTACAATACTCAAGTTTGTTTAGAAGTATGTATACAACTGGGTGTCTTGTAAATCCGTAGAGTAACCCACATGTCACTTGAATAAAACTAAATatcaatgtaatgtaatttaaacATCAGGGTATCACTCACATTCCCTCTCCCAGATCATCTTCTATGAGGATAAGAACTACCAGGGTCGCAGGTATGAGTGTGACAGCGACTGCACCGACTTCCACTCCTACCTGAGTCGCTGTAACTCTATCCGGGTGGAGGGCGGGACCTGGGTGGTCTATGAGAGACCAAACTACATGGGCTACCAGTACGTCCTGAACAGGGGCGAGTACCCTGACTACCAGCGCTGGATGGGCCTCAACGACAGAGTCAGCTCCTGCAAGATGCTTCACTTTGTAAGCCTTTGAACATTTGGATTACACCAAGTCAAGGGGTTTGtatagggttagaccgatacagtggtttgctgatatactgagctgatattggtcttttacTTGAAATAGAATACTCGCCAGTCAATGTTAtacacctctgatatgatggaggttcctgcTTTTTAATAGTTTCAGGGGTgtcagtctggaaaacctgcaatgaaacctgccccACTTGAATGGCCCACAGGACTttacttgatttaaaaaaaatgtttggcatgaaaatgatcagatttaaagatattgaatatcggcacaaaatattggcagcttcaatcccaaaatatcagtgtcagtatcagccttcaaaaacccatatcggttgaaTCCTACTCCCCATCTTGTGCTGTTCCTTTCTGCCTTCCACCCACTATTTCTCTGTCACCTCTGCATTCAACCCCCACCCAACCCTCGTTGCTgttatttctcctctctccagccaATCTCTAACTCCCACCAAactttttctctccccatccTTCTTCGTACCACAACGTTGCTCATTCAACTACCCGTCCAATCTTCACTCCAAACCCTTAACCTCCTCCCTATTCCTTTTTATGTCCCATCCTGTCCACCCCccttctccatcctcctccaggCCAGCGAAGACCCTTGTAAGATCCAGCTCTATGGTAAAGGGGACTTTGCTGGTCAGGTGTTTGAGGCGATCGAGGACTGCCCCTCAGTGCTGGAGAAATTCCACTGGAGGGAGGTCCACTCCTGCAAGGTCTTGGGAGGCTGGTGGGTCTTCTACGAGCACCCCAACTACAAGGGCCGCCAGTACCTGCTGGAGAAAGGCGAGTACCGCAAGCCGGTGGACTGGGGTGCTGTCTGCCCCACCGTGCAGTCCTTTAGAAGGCTAACTGAGTAGCCACCTCCCCTTCTTTCACATTTTCAattgatctatctatctgtctatccatccttccttttctcccacctcatcacctcatttgcCGCTGACCATTGTCAGCTTGCGATGGGCACCTGTGAGACCAAGACAGCCACAACTACAGATACAATAAAACCTGGCTGGCAAGCAACTACAGGGTTGTGTCatcactgtgtgcatgtgtgtttgtgtgtctggcAATATGTGCATGACTGTCTGGTCGGTTTAaccgttaagtgatgagaacacagacaccaaaatcaaggatgattttgattttagatctttggctccagtgctccatgctaacactttcacatacactatgttgagtgatagtgcaTCTCAAAAGTGAgcaaatgagaacttgtagcagctctaaagctaaatagTAAGTAATCCTAAATGATATGACATACTGTTTTGATCTAGTAGGGATGACTTTATACTTTCCCTTTTTCAAAAGGAAGTGAAAGTGGTGGGTGATGTGAGGCTGTGTATAGCTACAAATCACTGTGTAGTAGATGATTATGTGGTTGCTCACCTataatagttccaaaaataaacctggctactgAATCTGCAGGCCATATATTAACAATCACACATCCTGCACAGACCCACGAcgcgtgttcaattctatgcactgaagcactgcgattAAATTACCTAACtccactaatgttacttaaataccacaagatgacgtcacctaccgttacagtttgtagggcagcgaagacgagttactgtctggaaatccccgttactaactgtggaatgttaagtttcacttttgttttcacaccagaaGACTCTGTGGATGCGGATGATGAAGtgcaatgctgctggtctgctgtctgtacatctccaaatgacaaacatgatgtgatgcgacatcaggtgcattagagatcgatttggATCCATTTCTATAACTCTGACCAACTtctgattttgtgcctctgtatgggaaacactgcatgtcacagtcaaaaacaccctctagaggccatgTGACGAAGTgctaagtgttacctgactgactgactgaatgactgactgactgactgacggactgactgactgcctgacctgaatttggctcgtgatgcccttggctgcgccatgggaaaaactacTAAGagttattactaaaaggtcagtcttcttactttggataatactagacccctatcactcaacatagtgtatgctaaaatggttagcatggagcctactatcactgtattgtaaagtgttagcatggagcactggagccaatgatctaccaggtgacacatggatgattttggtgactatgttctcatcaattgtaaggtaagttgaccaatgggataATTTCACGACAATTTCACAAAaactttatgtgtttttttaaaggtttaGTGAAATATAATCAGACACATATAATCAAAACACCTGAGGTGAAACTGTAAAACAAActctttattgtcagatatatCATTACTCATAACCAGTGCTCATGATCATAGTTTAGCAAGAGATTAAATTCAATGTATTTACATCGTAACCCACATGCCCTCCTTTGGGCAAATGTTTGTCATGCAGTAAGGTGTGTCTGGCATGCCTGTCCATTCTGCCAGTCTTTTGCCAGTGTCAgggtatttttctctttttaaaccGAGGGCCCTTCTTCGTCGATGAAGCTGAGTTGGGCGGTGTGCTCCCCCCACTCCACTTTTTGCATGTTCAAGAGAGGATCCTGGGGGCTGGATGCCATGCTAGGGGCTTGGAGGAGGGACTGGGGCTGGAGCTGGGACTGGAGGTCAAGCTGGGGCTGGGACAGGGAATGGGGCTGGGACTGGGACTTGAGCTGGGACTCAGACTGTGGTTGGAGATGGGGCTGGGACAGGGAATGGGGCTGGAACTGGGACTTGAGCTGGGACTCAGACTGAGGTTGGAGATGGGGCTGGGACTGGGAATGGGGCTGGGACTGGGACGTGAGCTGGGACTCAGACTGTGGGTGGAGCTGGGGTTGGGACTGGGAATGGGACTGGGACTTGAGCTGGGACTCAGACTGTGAGTAGAGCTGAGGCTGGGAATGGGACTGGGACTTGAGCTGGGACTCAGACTGTGGGTGGAGCTGGGACTGGGaatggggctggggctgggactCAGACTGTGGGTGGAGCTGgggctgggactgggactgggaatggggctggggctgggactTGAGCTGGGACTCAGACTGTGGTTGGATCTGGGAATGGGACTGGGATTGGAGCTTGAGGTGGGGCTGGGCCGTGGCCTGGGCCTGAAGCTGGGACTGGAGCTGAAGGTGAGGCTGGGCTTGGTCATGGGGTTGGGAATGGGACTGGGACTGGAGGTGGGGCTGTGCTTGGGGCTCAACGCCGGGCACTGTTAAGTCTATCAAAAGGGGAGTGAGGGTTGACAGgtggtgggaggaagagaatggagagagagcagggatgGAGGAGAATGAGGAGAAAGCGTACTGGTGTGGCACCACCATGTGTTCATGGGGAGAGCTGTGGAGTGACGGGGGAGCTGAGCAATGggagacagaggacaggacactGCTCTGATGGGGAGTTGGAAGATGATGCGAGGTGATGGTTTGGGAGGGTAAAGAGGGTGAACTCTGCAGTGGATCAAACTCTCCTTGGTTTGGGCTAGTCTCTAACACCTCGGTCATACTAGGCTGAGAAAAGAATGATTCGGGTACCAGGCTGGATAGGAGATCTTTGTCTTCTGAACAGTCTGGAGGGGCAATTTGGGCCAGGGAGCAGctatctgaacacacactgggGGGAGGAGTCACAGCACTGGGTATCAGCAGTGGGTTATGGAGGAGAGGTTTGAGAAGACGTGTCATTTCCTGCAGTTCCTGACTGACAGTGGTTACCTGATGGGAAAGGACATTCATCTGAAAAGGGAGGAATggggatggatagatggatagaggcatgaaaagaagaagagagattaAAATGAATCCACTTGCGCCACAAATCTCTTGGCAGCCACGACTGCCGCCATCTTGGAGGCCCATTGGAGAGTTAGCTAAATAtttaacaaccaggctagaaaaaagagagatacctgaaaacaGATAGTTACGGTGCAGGTGTAGATCCACTTGataatgttataagtaaaagtgaatggtcGGATAAGGTAGATGTTTCCCAATTTAGGTTAATGTGTCTTTAGTCCTAGCCTCTACTCCACTTACAGTCTGCTAAGTTAGAGTGAGTGAAGTTAACCTGGACAGTTTCTGGCTATGTTAGGTAGCTAACTAGTGAGCAAGTTAACTTAGCAAAGCAACTAGTGTTAATGTTATCATCCAACAACTAGCCAGTAGCTACTACCCAAGTGAGTTTAGCTATTGTGCAAATAAGATGTTAACAAGACAgcgatggttagctgaccagatactatggttagctagctaacaagctgacattataacacaaaatcaatcagatgtatcagtgatgaaatgatcatttCCCAGTccaaaacaccacagaaattAATCATGTGTATTCAATACTGACAGCAAAGTCACCAGTTTAGAAATACAATCAGCTGAAAGCCAAAGCACCTAGAAATCATGTGGCTACACTGGCACTGAAAGAATTTTGACCATTCATTTGTGGCAGTCATTCATTCACCCAAGGTTGGGTTTTATGTGGttccaaacatttgactggtcCAAGCAATGACCAGGTGATATAAATGgtacaatggtgtgtgtgtgtgtgtgtgtgtgtgtgtgtgtgtgtgtgtgtgtgtgtgtgtgtgtgtgaaaccacATAAAACCCAACCAAGCCTATGGAAAATTCCGTAACACTTGGGACAGCAGATTAGAGACCCATTAGAAGcaaaaataaactttacttaacAATATAATCACgaaacaaacatcagaaaattacactCAATTTAGTATAATGTCATTAACTATAGAGTGGCCCCATAAAGTATTGAACCCCCtattttttgcatattgttttttATAGTATGAAatgattattataattatcatgcactcacaatgttTTAATAATGAACTTTTCATGCTTTAATAACGCCTTATGAGCtccacttcaagtaaagtgttaccagaatTGTTCTGGAACCAAGGAACCTATGTGATTTATCTGCTTTGTAGTCCCTGTGAGCTTCTTCCTGCTGGTATATATCATCATTACTCAGTAATGTATaatcagtcacagaaaaaaaccctcaaattGGACCAAATGAAAGCAAGAAGCAgttctgtaatgtttttttctggcatTAGAATGAATTGCATTAGAATTACAGTTAGTTTCACAGCGATATGTTAATGAAAAAGTCAACATGTTGCATCGTTATTAATAATTCACTGAATTAGTTGTGACATTCATAACTATATTATGGTTTTCCTCATCAATGCAATGTATTACCGACCTTACCTCATATTTTAGCTTAGCTATAGCCTGCATGGTCTCGGCCTCCTCATGGGCCCCTgtggacagacagatacacacacacaggcacacacacacacacacacacacacacacacacacacacacacacaagctgagcGAATGAGGACCTCAATAGCTGGTAGTTAAAGGTAAAAAGGAATCGCATACACCGTGTTCCATTTAAATATGTGTTTTTACCACTCTACACCCTTATCAATCtaagggttagactgatatattagGGTCGATATTCGCCTTTTATTAAAATTGGCCCAGTCTGATATGATAGatttttattgtagaattgatcaatacgctatgggaagcccttaaattgattctaatgagagaATTTTGATTGGATTGTCCACACATATCCATGAGGATGTTTTtactatttattcatttatttaattatcattattattattattattagtagtagtagtagtagtagtagtagtagttttagtgtcccatggtctaaatgctgtttcagaagctttttgaacctgacaagaataaaattctgggggaaacactgaatactgtaCTTGCAATtgttttggaatattttggcaagaaaatggcaccatttaaagatattgaatatctgcacaaaatattataaaataGCTATTGTTTAatcttcagtccaaaaatatcagtatcaccCTTCAGAACCCCATCGAAATCTAGTACGGACCAGAAATCTTTCAGTGCTATTCAGGGATGTGTGTCATAGATTTGTGTATGTTagatgtgcgtgcgtgtgtgcgtgcgtgcgtgcgtgcgtgcgtgcgtgcgtgcgtgcgtgcgtgcgtgcgtgcgtgcgtgtgtctgtgtgtgtgtcttacctgaACTAGGGCTGGGTAGAAAGCTCTGAGTTGCACTGGGACTAAAATCAAACTTCTGGGTTAAACCACTTCGGCTTTCTGCCTCAATCCCATCCACAAATCTgaggatagagagacagaagagtgactcagtgagtgagtgagtgagtgagtcagtgagtgagtgagtgagtgagtcagtcagtcagtcaatcagtcaatcagtcaagtCAATGTAAGTCAGtaattaagaaagaaagaaattccacaaggtggcagtagactatccaaaaaaaaaaataaatgcataggTAAAACCTACATATCTACATAGATGAAGGCAAACCACAGCAAAGTTGTATAGCACAGTGTTGTGGTTTGGCATTAAGGCAGGATCGTTAGACATCTAGGTAGGCGTAAATGGATTTTCCTTGTCTGAAAGAAAGTACAACATCCCTCGTATCCCTTGTGACTTTACATTATTCATAAACACAAACTAGACATGGTTTAACTGTCAAAGCAACAAAAAtattacacattcattcattcattctagcATCAAGTACATCAAACAATATCTCTCCTATTTTGTGGTATTCTACATTTTAGTCAGAGGCCTAGGGACAAACTAATAAtcaaaagatgatgatgaaggcaCCCTTAATGATCTTTTGATTATTAGTTTGTTATTAGACTCAGGCTGatacatgtatgtgttttttaatgtcttAGCCCTCTCCactttttttaaactttcaAACCCACATGTGAGTCTGGACTTGGATTTTGTATGCCACGAGAACATATTTGTGGTCACAATATTTCTTTGCTTACTTTCCGGTACAATTCCTGGCCTCAAAGAACAcctgtggttatactgggaaACCTGAAGCACTCTGTTCTGTAAAGGGTTATGattcaataaaacaaattgGGGGACATTTACCCAGATATGTTATGATGTACTTTATTACAGTTCCTCAGTAAAACATGTGAATTGTGTCCTCACTACATGTCTCATTATTACGGTTCCTCagtagagagaaaacagcagagaggaaaaaaatgaatggccAACCATAAAATGAGAATGTGAGCCCGGATCAAGTTTAGTAAGGAAAACAGTAATTTTAGACTTAAGATAaatcaaagtaaaaacaaaaaagtggacTAATAGTAagagaacaagaaaaagaaaagacaaatgaGCCATATGAGCCAGGAGCAACTGTACTAGCTAGCAGTCTGAAGCTGACCCCATGAAGTTTGATTTTAGCCATGCAAGTGAATGGCCAAAGTTGATAAAGCATCTTGAGCATTTCAGATCAGTATCAAGCTTGGATAAACAAATACAAGAATATCAAGTCACATGCGCACATACTAGAGGATGAAGCTGAAACATTCTGAATGTTTTACCCTTAGATTGTgatgaaaataaatcatatgAAGAAGTGCAAAAGGCTTTTGAGCAACACTGTGTGAGCATACGCAACATAATCTTTAAGCGTGCATGCTTCGATCGGTGGAACAAAGAGCAAGGAGAAAGCGTTGAAGCATTTATCACTGCTGTCCATAGTCTTATAGAACACTGTGCATTTGGAGATCTGAAAGAAGAACTAATCAGAGACAGGATTGTAGTTGGCATATGGGATGCAATCATGTCAGAGTAAATGCAATTAGATCCTGAGCGCACATTACCTAAGGCTATAGCCAGAGTACGACAGAGCAAAGAAATAAAGCAACAACCAAGGCAGCTGTCGAGAGGAGCAGATAGCAAAGAATATTGATACTATACGTGCAAAGCAAAGACGATGATGCTCGAAGATGCTCAAAGGGACAAAAGCGCAGTTCACAAAGTCAAAATGTGGAAGATGTGGAATTAACAAAAAGCACCAACAAAAGGAGCTGATGGATGGAGCCATATAGGATTGAGCTGGGGCCAGGGGGTGTCCCATATGCCTGTCCACTCCACATAAGGTCCCCATTCTATTGCAGGATGAAGTCAAATCACACTAGCCAGGCTCTCAGGTGCGAAGGTCTTCACCAAACTGGACACCGCATCAGGATTTTGGCAGACCCCTCTAACATAAGACAGTGCCCTCTTGACCAGCTGATCATAACCCCATTTGGTCACTACTGCTTCAACAGGCTGCCTTTTAGAATCTCTAAAGCCCCAGAGCATTTCCATGCAGGAGGGCTATAAGGGAGTGCTGTGTGTGCTGATGATATCCTGGTGTACGGCAAAGACCTGGATGAACATGATACCAGGCTGCACCAGGTCCTCAGGGGACTGAGAGAGTTTAGAGTTTGCAAAGAGAAAGGCTGTGTCCCTGGGGTACAGCATCACTGCTGAGGGAGTCAATCCTGATGCAGGCAAGGTCAAAGCAATTCTGGAGATGCCAGATCCTGCCTGTGTAGCCAATATCAATGATGGTATGGCTAACTACCTTGGGAAGTTCCTGCCCCACGCTGTCCTGAGCATCAGTGAAGCACATAGTCACTCAAGCTGAAAAAGAACAGGAAGCAGAAGTTCAAGATTttgtacacacagacaggctcTCCCAGCTACAGAAGCAAGATTGCAGCAGATTGTGGAGAAACTGCAAGCAGGACACTGATACTGTCAAACAGAGTGGCCACAAAAagcccacctaccaccacaattAGGACCATACGGGACTGAGAGAGAAAATTTTGCCATGGCTGGGAACCTTCTCCTGAGAGGACAAAGGATTGTCATTCCGGGCTCTTTGAGACAAGAAATCCTTGACATTCTACATCAAGGCCAGGGATAGTCAAGTGCAGAGCCAGAGCTCATCAGTCAGGCTGGTCACCAGTACTGTCTGTCCATATCAGCCAGAAAGTTGAAAACCTCTGTTGAAAACACCCAGAGAGAACTGAACTGCTCATCTACTGTAGGAAAACTTACATTGTATTGGTTGGCTACTTTTTCCAGTACATCAAAGCTGCCCATGTCCATGTAGCCTCAGCCAATACAGTCATTTCAGACAATATAACAATATAGCGGGCAATATGCTTGTGCTCTCTTCAAAGTCTTTGCCAGGGAGTATGGGTTCACCCACATAACCAGCAATCCATGGTATTCTCAAGCAAACAGTGAGGTAGAGCGAGCTGTGGTCACTTTGAAAGGCctgtggaaggagggagaagattGTGTAAAAGCATGACTTACATATGCCGCTCATGTCAGAGAGCACTTGGAAATGTTACCCAGTTGGCAACAGTCAGCAGCTCAACCTAGTGAAAACGGACTGTTGAGGAGAAACTGCACACGCTTGCGTACAAATTACCAGCTAGACTCTGATACACTCGCACTAATAAAGACCAAGCAACTGTTGATCAAGTAGTTTGTGACAAAAGCATTACATATGTCATAAGCTCAGACAGACAATTGTGTCCACCAAAGAGACATGACTTAAAAAGTTATCGAGTCTTTGTGTCCAATGTGATATAAAAAGACTGTATATTGAAATGTTGAATAAAGTCCCAGGTTACACATCATAACCGCTAATGTAATCTTTTTAGTTGGTCAGTTACCAACTTCAACTTACCTGTCTCCAGCTCAAACTTCTGCCACCACAGAGGTCCAACCCCCACCCTTATATGCTCACCTGGGGGCGTCGCTGTTGCACTTTGCCCCACCACCCTCTCCAGCATAATGTTTACAAAACAAGCACAGACTGGGGTGACGCATCAATTGTGGACTGTAGCTTTAAGTgctgagaaaaataagaaaagaataTGCATGTTTCTTACTTAAAAGGCAGCGatgtgatgaatcaaaactcaAGAGTAAAACCCAAAAGTGGCTCCTGAACAGCAATGAGcaagcgctccgtccagagaaagctgtaCTTACCAATGATGGCTGAAGtgtttcaccacctccaccctcaccaTGCACTAAGAAGAATGTTGTGTTCATGTTATATAGGAGGTTGTGGAATAATGGCATGACATCtcattgctacaacttggaagcgttcacaTGTTTAACTTATAGGAATGCCCACATCCAAGATGGCGATTGTTGTTGTTAACAAGTTACTTTAAAATCAATGAGTTGATTTTATTAGTGTGAGTATAactgattttgatttttattgccTTGGACCCTCAAAATCGCTGGCTTTGCTGCCATATTTGCcacttgtgttgacacacttctgcaATTTGTGGTGCCAAGTGGGATTTGGGAACCTAAAAAATTCCCACGTCCTACTTTTAATTACCAATAGAGGGCTGACATTAAAatttttcccagtcggcagctcatatccaatatgacatgaatgtGGCAGGAGACATTTaggtcaccttacaggatttctgggtaatgaagtctttcaaactttaaaaaattcTGTCAATTATGTCacactgccacttggggccgccaatggGCCCCTAGTTTGTGTTTATGAATAACATAAAGTCACAAGGGATGCTTTGTGGTCCTAGCATTTCCTTTCTTACTTTCCAATCAAAAATAATTTTGGATTTGTTGCTGTCAGCCTGGCTGTCGCTCCCCAAAAAACTTCCTCCAGCCAAAGCTACTGCCAAGTGTCCAGCCAGTGAATGGTTCCTACCGAGGGCTGAGGTCATGGGGTGGGCAGTTGAAGCTGACCACGGGGATCTGCAGGGT
The window above is part of the Centroberyx gerrardi isolate f3 chromosome 21, fCenGer3.hap1.cur.20231027, whole genome shotgun sequence genome. Proteins encoded here:
- the LOC139917364 gene encoding gamma-crystallin S-like, giving the protein MIITQGSWGSILSKIAQACLLFHSPSSVHRIIFYEDKNYQGRRYECDSDCTDFHSYLSRCNSIRVEGGTWVVYERPNYMGYQYVLNRGEYPDYQRWMGLNDRVSSCKMLHFASEDPCKIQLYGKGDFAGQVFEAIEDCPSVLEKFHWREVHSCKVLGGWWVFYEHPNYKGRQYLLEKGEYRKPVDWGAVCPTVQSFRRLTE